Proteins from a single region of Anthonomus grandis grandis chromosome 18, icAntGran1.3, whole genome shotgun sequence:
- the LOC126746702 gene encoding uncharacterized protein LOC126746702 codes for MLGVSSDRILDHYRENISSQEIQRSDILTKKDINNVKQTYNIDLRNGCRYSVDAVSIDLWIKELETQENNPVLFYKKQGVVSELETLLIESDFCLILMNSVQAEVLKNFGSNIICIDSTHGLNPYDFELTTLMVLDEFSKGFPVACMYSNRKDTYINEIFFRHIKNKVGAIHSMTFMSDITNTYFNAWCLVMGTEVKNRLYCSWHIDRAWQNNLSKVKNMEKRKWVYQTLKYLQRILECDKFEKEFHSFIQLLMDEDPTKDMGIYLKNNYSNCTKQWAYCYRKRCGISTNMHIENMHKILKHTYLQGKKVKRLDKSVHFVQKLIRDKIIDRLIKLTKGKSTKQCQQISAQHRLALTIKSEITAQEGNQFVIKIANNNEHYVTKIHDNPYCNLKCVYCNICIHSLECTCIDFNIKNIICKHIHCVCLGNFNVTKAVICEGKNKIENNVELNMLISNPNIAIPSKLMDEAIKEQIKSNLLDIYNKVENEEHSSEHLKDLLDKSKNMLMLLKVESKTPFISVDKNIKK; via the coding sequence gatctTGGATCATTATCGTGAAAACATATCCAGCCAAGAAATACAGAGGAGTGATATTCTTACCAAGAAGGATATAAATAATGTCAAACAAACTTACAACATTGACCTCAGAAATGGTTGTCGGTATTCAGTAGATGCAGTTAGCATAGATCTTTGGATAAAGGAACTTGAAACACAAGAAAATAATCCTGtattattctataaaaaacaaGGTGTAGTATCTGAACTAGAGACCTTATTAATAGAGTCAGACTTTTGCCTTATCCTTATGAACAGTGTTCAAGCTGAAGTACTGAAAAATTTTGGATCAAATATCATTTGTATAGATAGTACACATGGGTTGAATCCATATGATTTCGAGTTAACCACATTAATGGTTCTTGATGAATTTTCTAAAGGCTTTCCAGTAGCTTGTATGTATAGTAATAGAAAAGATACctatataaatgaaatattttttagacacattaaaaataaagttggaGCAATTCACTCAATGACGTTTATGAGTGATATAACAAACACCTATTTTAATGCTTGGTGTTTAGTTATGGGCACAGAGGTTAAAAACAGGTTGTATTGTTCATGGCACATAGATCGTGCATGGCAAAATAATCTCAGTAAAGtaaaaaacatggaaaaaaGGAAATGGGTATATCAAACTTTAAAATACTTGCAAAGAATATTAGAGTGTGACAAATTTGAAAAAGAGTTTCATTCTTTTATTCAATTACTTATGGATGAAGATCCTACAAAAGATAtgggaatttatttaaaaaataattatagcaatTGCACCAAACAATGGGCATATTGCTACAGGAAGCGCTGTGGTATTTCGACAAATATgcatattgaaaatatgcaTAAAATTCTAAAGCATACCTATTTGCAGGGAAAGAAGGTAAAACGTTTGGATAAGTCTGTACATTTTGTGCAAAAGCTCATACgagataaaattattgataGGCTAATTAAGCTAACCAAAGGCAAAAGTACAAAACAATGTCAGCAAATAAGTGCCCAACACCGTCTTGCACTAACAATCAAAAGTGAAATTACAGCACAAGAAGGAAAccaatttgttattaaaatagcaaataataATGAGCACTATGTTACCAAGATACATGACAATCCATACTGCAATTTAAAATGTGTATATTGTAATATATGTATACATTCTTTGGAATGCACTTgcatagattttaatattaagaatattatttgCAAACATATACATTGTGTTTGTCTTGGTAATTTCAATGTGACTAAGGCTGTGATTTgtgaaggaaaaaataaaattgaaaataatgttGAGTTAAATATGCTAATAAGTAATCCTAATATTGCTATACCATCAAAATTAATGGATGAAGCTATCAAagaacaaataaaatcaaatttattagaTATATATAACAAGGTAGAGAATGAAGAACATTCATCAGAACATCTCAAGGATTTGTTAgacaaatctaaaaatatgttaatgttATTAAAAGTTGAAAGCAAAACCCCATTTATTTCTgtagacaaaaatataaaaaaataa